One Sediminibacillus dalangtanensis genomic region harbors:
- a CDS encoding PTS ascorbate transporter subunit IIC has product MEVIYWIADNVFGTPAILLGFIVLVGLLLQDKTASQRVSGTFKAIIGFLIISAGSDIIVSALTVFEPLWKEVFNLSEQPLGEFMGQNAFNAEYGSAVTLAMTIGFLINVLLARFTKLKYIYLTGHMMFWTTTIFAGIVVHTVGDVSFGKLVMFLAVIMGIYWTVQPALTQPFMRKITGNDNIALGHTSASVALLGALAGKVLGNKDNDSEKIKLPKGLEFLRDSNVITALTMGLLFLVGAVIISFKDTPGAEELVASAGSQNFVIYAIVQSFTFTAGIAVVLMGVRMFIGEMVPAFKGIATKIVPGAKPALDSPVVFPYAPNAVILGFLGSFAGALLWLFVLGNTVGYIFVPTMIVLFFHSATAGVFGNVTGGVRGALMAGFITSTVVAWGQYITVKMLLADTIPDTAMWAADSDMFILGPIIRFLAQLLF; this is encoded by the coding sequence GTGGAAGTCATTTATTGGATAGCCGACAACGTCTTTGGAACACCTGCGATTTTATTAGGGTTTATCGTGCTGGTCGGTTTACTGTTACAGGATAAGACAGCAAGTCAGCGGGTAAGCGGAACGTTCAAAGCAATTATCGGATTTTTGATCATCAGTGCCGGTTCTGACATCATCGTCAGCGCCTTGACGGTATTTGAACCGCTATGGAAAGAAGTTTTTAATTTATCGGAACAGCCACTTGGTGAATTTATGGGCCAGAATGCCTTTAACGCCGAGTACGGCAGCGCCGTAACGCTGGCCATGACGATTGGTTTTCTGATCAACGTTTTACTGGCAAGGTTTACTAAATTAAAATACATTTACTTAACCGGTCATATGATGTTTTGGACGACGACCATTTTTGCCGGGATTGTCGTGCATACGGTCGGAGATGTTTCCTTTGGTAAACTGGTTATGTTCCTTGCTGTTATCATGGGGATTTATTGGACGGTACAGCCAGCTTTGACACAGCCGTTTATGAGAAAAATCACGGGAAACGACAACATCGCTTTAGGTCATACGTCCGCATCTGTTGCTTTGCTTGGAGCACTGGCAGGTAAGGTGCTCGGTAACAAAGACAATGATTCGGAAAAAATCAAACTTCCAAAAGGTTTGGAATTTCTTCGGGATTCGAATGTCATCACAGCTTTGACCATGGGCTTGCTATTCCTGGTCGGTGCGGTCATTATTTCCTTTAAGGACACACCAGGCGCAGAAGAACTTGTAGCAAGTGCAGGCAGTCAAAATTTCGTTATTTATGCCATCGTACAGTCGTTTACGTTCACTGCCGGTATCGCAGTTGTTTTAATGGGGGTCCGTATGTTTATCGGGGAAATGGTTCCAGCCTTTAAAGGAATCGCGACTAAAATAGTGCCGGGGGCGAAACCAGCGCTGGACAGTCCGGTTGTCTTCCCTTATGCACCGAACGCCGTTATTCTTGGATTCTTAGGATCATTCGCCGGAGCCTTGCTATGGCTGTTTGTACTTGGAAACACAGTGGGATACATTTTTGTCCCGACCATGATCGTCTTGTTTTTCCATTCAGCGACTGCAGGTGTGTTTGGTAATGTAACTGGTGGTGTCCGCGGTGCTTTGATGGCCGGATTTATCACCTCCACGGTCGTCGCCTGGGGACAATATATCACGGTGAAAATGCTTTTGGCAGATACAATACCGGATACAGCTATGTGGGCTGCCGATTCTGACATGTTCATACTTGGTCCAATCATCCGGTTTCTTGCGCAATTACTGTTCTAA
- a CDS encoding PTS sugar transporter subunit IIB: MKVLSVCGLGQGTSLILKMNVEQALSEKGIRADVEHMDVSSASSMSADYIITSNELAEGLEGHSAKLIIVNNYFDMDEINQAIDEHIAKA, from the coding sequence ATTAAAGTACTATCAGTTTGCGGACTAGGACAGGGAACAAGCTTGATTTTGAAGATGAATGTGGAGCAGGCACTCAGTGAGAAAGGAATCCGGGCTGATGTCGAACATATGGATGTATCTTCGGCATCAAGCATGAGCGCCGATTATATTATCACAAGCAATGAACTGGCAGAAGGATTGGAAGGACATAGTGCCAAGCTGATCATCGTTAATAACTACTTTGATATGGATGAGATCAACCAGGCGATTGACGAGCATATAGCCAAGGCATAA
- a CDS encoding PTS sugar transporter subunit IIA, translated as MKFLEEGLVKVGAKAADAEDAIKQAGVLLADAETVEDVYIDAMVQSFQENGPYFVLAPHIAIPHARPEDGVKEASVSLLQLKDPITFGHSSNDPVQLIFGLGASSSEEHVDLLKKLTVLLNKEENVNQLRTAASYRDIKTIIETGEGK; from the coding sequence ATGAAATTTTTAGAAGAGGGATTAGTGAAAGTCGGGGCAAAAGCTGCGGATGCTGAAGATGCCATTAAACAGGCGGGGGTTTTACTGGCAGATGCGGAGACGGTGGAGGACGTGTATATCGATGCGATGGTGCAGTCTTTTCAAGAAAATGGACCATATTTCGTCCTTGCGCCACACATAGCCATTCCCCATGCAAGGCCAGAAGACGGGGTGAAGGAAGCATCTGTCTCCCTGTTGCAGTTGAAGGATCCGATCACATTTGGACATTCTTCCAATGACCCTGTCCAATTGATTTTCGGACTTGGGGCTTCATCAAGTGAAGAACATGTCGATTTATTAAAGAAGCTGACGGTGCTTCTCAACAAGGAAGAAAACGTTAACCAGTTAAGAACGGCAGCAAGTTACCGCGATATAAAAACAATCATTGAAACGGGGGAAGGCAAATGA
- a CDS encoding phosphotriesterase family protein, which produces MSFVRTFAGDVSPDQLGFTYSHEHIVCRPPYWVEQGADDLLLDDKEKSQFDVLDFKKHGGRTIVDATAVDYGRDVDAVQQISEETGITIIGTAGFNKSFLWDAPMRDNLKKLVGDYETYHQWIKDKTVNQLADFVIQEVEQGLEGTKWRGGQVKFGTGYNRITPLEEKTLRAVARAHHETKAPIHTHTEAGTMVLEQIELLKEEGINLEYVSFGHMDRNPDPFYHEQVAKTGAFLSFDGISKIKYAPESTRIHCILELVRKGYEDQILVSGDTARKSYYKHYDYGLGLENIIAKWVPRFKTEADSLGFDGEKLITKFFVENPARCFTFKN; this is translated from the coding sequence ATGAGTTTTGTACGTACCTTTGCGGGGGATGTTTCTCCTGATCAATTGGGTTTTACCTATTCACATGAGCACATTGTCTGCCGTCCGCCTTACTGGGTGGAACAGGGGGCGGATGATCTTTTGTTGGACGACAAGGAAAAATCGCAATTCGATGTGTTGGATTTTAAAAAGCACGGCGGCCGAACGATTGTCGATGCCACCGCAGTGGATTATGGCAGGGATGTAGACGCCGTACAGCAAATATCCGAAGAGACCGGGATCACCATCATCGGAACAGCCGGTTTTAACAAAAGCTTTTTATGGGATGCACCAATGCGGGACAATTTGAAAAAACTTGTCGGTGACTACGAAACTTATCATCAATGGATTAAAGATAAAACGGTTAATCAGCTTGCAGATTTCGTCATTCAGGAAGTGGAACAAGGATTGGAAGGGACAAAATGGAGAGGCGGGCAGGTGAAGTTTGGAACGGGTTATAACCGGATCACTCCATTAGAGGAAAAAACTTTGCGGGCGGTTGCGAGGGCACATCATGAAACGAAAGCCCCGATTCACACACACACGGAAGCAGGCACAATGGTACTCGAACAAATCGAACTGCTTAAGGAAGAAGGAATTAACCTGGAATATGTCAGCTTCGGGCATATGGATCGCAATCCGGACCCTTTTTATCACGAACAAGTGGCGAAAACTGGTGCGTTTCTTTCGTTTGATGGTATTTCCAAAATTAAATATGCACCAGAAAGCACCCGGATCCACTGTATTTTGGAACTGGTCCGCAAAGGCTATGAGGACCAAATTTTAGTCAGCGGAGACACTGCCAGAAAGTCTTATTATAAACACTATGATTACGGACTTGGATTGGAAAATATCATCGCCAAGTGGGTTCCCCGCTTCAAAACAGAGGCAGACAGTCTCGGATTTGACGGAGAGAAACTGATCACCAAATTTTTCGTGGAAAATCCCGCACGGTGTTTCACATTCAAAAACTAG
- a CDS encoding BglG family transcription antiterminator gives MSLDKRSTAMLTQIVHSELYIPVEKLAEQFNVSRRTVYNDLDKINFWLKENKISEIQQIRAAGLYLEKQAKREIMRKLLVFPVYYYELSPEERKAWLVTYFLASAKPLFLKDLIAITRVSRNTVLEDLKSLREELDSYRLKLTSRRKLGYQVVGKETDIRRALINYIAMIKPQQGWYSLIHDQAFEADKEEDSNYMIFDQTELKRIYRELSRCEQRLGIQFTDEVLNILVIRFYLFLQRIKQKQYVDIDPVEQTVIEQTGEWNAAKDFITEVENTWHAEIPATEGYYFAKHLLGSKVNYYPSLEDENEEIIGLREVVKEMIEDFQLVAVVSFTDRTGMETNLLLHLKPAYYRIKYGIDMGELAFDSVEDNFPEIYQLTKKVIYHFERFVGKKINQSEIAYIAIHFSGWLHKEGLSIQTRRKMLIVCTNGLGTSRLLQSQLEGLFSEVDITGIASLREYREMELAVDFIVSTVPLPDRGVPVCLVNPLLDNHDKETLLKQVNALFTDNNGYQPYSVDTLMDIVKRYAEIREVGQLKQELRKYLYHPAVTAEARLKPALTELINEDHILFAANVGSWQQAVELAASPLLEKGHITAGYIDSMVDNIEKQGPYVVISPFIAMPHGRAEDGVNQLGISLLHVRQPVEMLGKKVRIFIVLAPENNEKHLKALAQLTNMFSHDKRAILDAKNKEQICKIITTYSSR, from the coding sequence ATGAGTTTGGATAAGCGCAGTACTGCCATGTTAACTCAAATTGTTCATAGTGAGCTATATATTCCAGTGGAAAAACTTGCCGAGCAATTCAATGTTTCGAGAAGGACGGTCTATAACGACTTGGATAAGATCAATTTTTGGTTGAAGGAAAACAAAATAAGTGAAATACAGCAAATAAGAGCTGCGGGTTTGTACTTGGAAAAGCAGGCGAAACGGGAAATCATGCGCAAGCTGCTCGTGTTCCCGGTTTATTATTATGAGCTGTCGCCTGAAGAAAGAAAGGCGTGGCTGGTCACTTACTTTCTGGCCAGTGCCAAGCCTCTGTTTCTAAAAGATTTGATAGCGATTACCAGAGTTAGCAGGAACACAGTCCTGGAGGATTTGAAAAGTTTGCGGGAAGAACTCGATAGCTATCGACTGAAGCTTACTTCCCGGAGGAAGCTCGGGTATCAGGTTGTCGGCAAGGAGACCGATATCAGGAGAGCGCTGATCAACTATATTGCCATGATCAAACCGCAGCAAGGCTGGTATTCTTTGATTCATGACCAGGCTTTTGAAGCGGATAAAGAAGAAGACAGCAACTATATGATTTTTGACCAGACGGAATTAAAACGAATTTATCGCGAATTGAGCCGGTGTGAGCAGCGTTTGGGTATTCAGTTCACGGATGAAGTCCTCAATATTCTTGTCATTCGTTTTTACTTGTTTTTGCAGCGGATCAAGCAAAAGCAATACGTGGATATCGATCCGGTAGAACAGACTGTCATCGAACAAACCGGTGAATGGAACGCGGCAAAAGACTTTATAACCGAAGTGGAGAACACATGGCATGCAGAGATACCAGCAACAGAAGGATATTACTTTGCCAAGCATTTATTGGGTTCGAAAGTGAACTATTACCCAAGTCTCGAGGATGAAAACGAGGAAATTATCGGATTGCGTGAAGTAGTTAAAGAGATGATCGAGGATTTCCAACTGGTTGCAGTGGTTTCTTTTACAGATCGGACAGGGATGGAGACCAACTTACTTTTACACTTAAAGCCTGCGTATTACCGAATCAAGTATGGCATAGATATGGGGGAATTGGCTTTTGACTCAGTGGAAGACAACTTCCCGGAAATCTATCAATTAACCAAAAAGGTCATCTATCATTTCGAGCGTTTTGTCGGGAAAAAAATCAACCAAAGCGAGATTGCCTATATTGCGATTCATTTTAGCGGATGGCTGCATAAAGAAGGACTGTCCATCCAGACACGCAGAAAAATGCTGATTGTTTGCACCAATGGTCTCGGGACTTCTCGTTTACTACAGAGTCAGCTCGAAGGGTTGTTTTCTGAAGTGGATATTACCGGTATTGCTTCGTTACGTGAATATCGCGAGATGGAACTAGCAGTTGATTTTATCGTCTCGACGGTACCCTTGCCGGATCGAGGAGTCCCTGTTTGCTTAGTCAATCCACTGCTCGATAACCATGACAAGGAAACCCTCCTAAAGCAGGTAAATGCGTTGTTCACAGATAATAACGGTTATCAACCATACTCGGTAGATACCCTTATGGACATTGTGAAACGTTATGCAGAAATAAGGGAAGTAGGGCAGCTAAAGCAGGAATTGCGGAAGTATCTTTACCATCCCGCTGTGACAGCTGAAGCCAGATTGAAACCTGCTTTGACGGAGTTAATCAACGAGGATCATATTCTGTTTGCAGCGAACGTGGGGAGCTGGCAACAAGCAGTCGAATTGGCAGCCAGCCCACTTTTGGAAAAGGGGCACATCACAGCAGGTTATATCGATTCGATGGTAGACAATATTGAGAAGCAAGGTCCGTATGTTGTGATTTCTCCTTTTATCGCGATGCCTCATGGTCGTGCGGAAGACGGTGTCAATCAGTTGGGAATCAGTTTATTGCATGTGCGGCAACCAGTAGAGATGCTGGGCAAAAAAGTCAGAATCTTCATAGTTTTGGCTCCGGAAAATAACGAAAAGCATCTAAAAGCTTTGGCTCAGTTAACCAATATGTTTTCCCATGACAAACGTGCAATACTGGATGCAAAAAACAAGGAGCAAATCTGCAAAATCATTACAACCTACTCATCAAGATAA